The genomic region AATGAAGTGCAGATAAGACCCCTCATCGGCAACTATCAACGTGTGCTCAAACTGTCCCTCCATCTCCCTTCCAATGATGAAGAAGCCTTCCACCGGAGTCGTTATCTTAACTCCCTTGGGCACGTAAACGAAGACTCCCCCGCTCCAGAGGGCACCGTGTAGTGCAGCGAACTTATGATCCGATGCTGGAAAGATCTTCATGAAGTAATCCTTCATGAAGTCTGGATACTTTCTCAGGGCATCCTCTGGTGGCATCATTATTACACCTTTCTTGGTCAGCTCTTCCTTCACGTTGGAGTAAATGGGTTCGGACTCAAAGACTGCCACTAACCCGCCGAGGTACTTCTTCTCGGACTCTGGTATCCCAAGGACATCGTAGTAATCCCTGATCTCCTTTGGAATCTGATCCCAATTGTTGGTCTGATCAACGTCAGGTTTCACATAGAGCTCAAGGCTTGAGACGTTAAGTGAGCCTAGCACATCAGGTAACCAGTTTGGAGTTGGAATCTTCTCAAAGAGCTCAAGGGACTTTAGCCTAAGCCTCAACATCCACTCTGGTTCCTTCTTTATCTTGGAGATCTCCTCAATTGTGCTCTTGGTTAGCCCTGACTCAACTATCCTCCTGTGAAACTCATGTTGGTCCAATTTCTCATACTTCGCCTCTATGGACGCGTTGAGAATTTCGTTCATGTCTAGCGATAGTTTCTCTTCTGTCATCTTTCTTACCATCTTTAACTGTGTTAAAGATAAGCTATAAGCCTTTCTATTATATCTTCTCAACTAAATTAAGCTAAATGAAAATTAAAGTTTAAAAATCAGTTGCGAGATTTAATTACTCCCTCATAGCCCTTCTCGTCAATGAGCTTTGCCAGTTCCATTCCACCGCTGGCTATTATTGTTCCCCTATATAGAACATGGACCTTATCGGCATTGACGTAATCTAGGATCCTCCTGTAATGCGTGATTATCACGTAGCCTGTGTTGTTTTCGGCCCTGAGTTTCTTTATGCCTTCTGAAATTATCCTCAATCCGTCAACATCAACTCCGGAGTCGGGCTCGTCCAAGATAGCAAACTTGGGTTTCATGAGCAACATCTGAAGAATCTCGGTCCTTTTCTTCTCACCACCGCTAAAGCCGTCAAAGACTCCCCTGTTCAGAAGGGTCTCGTTAAGTCCAACAGACTTGGCAATGTTCCTAACATCACCAACTATCTCTGACACGGACTTATTGGAGCCTGATATCCTGTTATACTCGGCCACGAGAAGGGTGGACAACTTGACCCCGCTTATCTCTATGGGGTTCTGAAAGGCTAGAAATAGCCCCCTCTTGACCTTCTCGTCTGTCTCTAGGTTTGTTATGTCCTCACCGTCGAGTATGATTGAACCCTTGGTTATCTTATACTTGGGGTGTCCCATGAGAGCCAAGGAAAGGGTGGTTTTACCGCTTCCGTTAGGACCCATCAAAGCATGTATCTCTCCGCTCTTGACCTCGAACGTAACTCCCTTAAGGACTTCCTTACCCTCAACCTCAACGTGAAGGTTTTCAACTTTAAGTGTTGACATTGTCAATTCACCACACACCATTTATTGCATCTTAAGTTAAGTTTCTTTCTATCCAAGGCATATCCTCCAAGAACAGGGTGCAGGAGGAATTCTCTAGGGCGCTTTCCAAAAGCCCCACTATCTGCTTGATATACTCCACAATTGGCGTGTTGTTAAGTTGAGATAAGTTAGACCTGGATTCCTTGACTAGGTTGAGACCATTTAGAACCCTCTTGGTGCTGGGGAAGAGAACGGTCATGATGACCTCATCCAGGAGATCGTTAACCTTCTTCAAGGTCTCGACTAGAATCTTAGACTCCTCTTTGTCCGGATTAGAGGACCTCACAGCTTCCATCAACTTATCTATTACAGTATCCACGTTGAGAAGCGTAGTCGTATTTATCACTATAAGCGAGTTCTTGGTCATGTTCTTGGCGGTCTCATATTTGCTTCCCATAACTCTCCTCATTAGCATGTAATAGAGCCTTCGTAGATCCTCGTGGTTACCCGCGTTCTCCTTTGGCGTTTCCCCTGATATGAGTGCAATAACCTCGTCTACCCTCTTGGCCACGGTATTTAACATCCTCCTGAGGAGAGACTCTATCCCCACCTTTTCGGTGTCCAAAAGGCATTCCACCTTAATTCTTGTCTCCGAGGTTTCAGTTACCTCGACTCCAACTATCTGCTTTGTTACCTGAATTAGGTCCTCAACGTCCTTTTGCTGGATAGATTTCCTGGATTCCAGGATAATTTCGTCATATCCAAGAGTATAAAGGCACGGGATTATACTGGGGATGGGTTGCTTCAGTGAGTCAACGTCGATCTTAATGGACCTATGGTTGTTCTCCATCTTTATCTTCTCTGCAATCAGCTTAAGTGAACCGTCGCTTGAGACCTCGATCAAGATTTTATCGCCTGGTTTCACGTTCCACTTGTTAATCCACTTTTTGGGCAGAGTAATGAACAGGGAAGATGAACCAAGCTTCTGTACCTTCCTGGTCTCTATGTCCTTGGCATTGTTAAGCTCCTCCAAAATGATCCCTTAACTAGTTATCTTAAACGCCGTTTATAAACATGTTGCAACGTCTTCATAAGACTTTGAAAAAGGGGCTTTTATTATTACTCGTAAAGTTTTGATACTTTATATGATCGCAAATAAAGTTAGAAAGTAAATTTAAAGTAACCTTGAAACTTTGAAATTGTCATTTAGTTTCTGTCTTGACTAACCTTAGGGTTATACGTCCCTTTACCCTGGAGACCTTAACCTCTGATCCTTCGAGTTCCTTGGGAATTTTTACCTTCAATCTATACTTTACTCCCCTCGAGTTAGTGCAGGAAAGTTCAAGGTTCTGTCCGTCCAATTTGACGTAAACGGTTTCCTCCTTCAGGTGGGGCACATCCACAATGTAGATCAGCTCGTTTTCCCTTCTCTGCTCACTGTAGAGTGGGACAAGGCAACTCTCCCTCTCCACAGACTCCCTTATTTCGTTTGACATTAACTCTACCAAGTTTTCCATTTCTCTCATTTCAGACTCTATCGCCTTCTTTACCATGTCGTATAGATCCTTATATGCTGGCATGTCTTTCACGCGTAGGTCATTGGTTTTCCTGAGGAGTAAGTGGGAAGCTCCCTCTTGGTTTGCTCCATTAGACCCTTGATCCTGGACCTTATCTCTTCTGCCTCCTGCAAGAGAGCGCTCGTATCAATGGTGAAACCCAGGTATTTTCCGACTATTTCTAGGGCTACAGCTGAGGCCTCCGGATCCGGTATGTCCAGAAAAGACTCCACCACAATGGCGAAGTTGCCAATGTTTTTCTTGGCAGTCTCATAGAGAATGGGAGCATATGGACCGGAGATATAACCCTGACCAAATTTCTGAACATTGTCGAGCCCGCTCAAACTAGAAGCTAAATCCTTCGAGTTAGCTATCCAGTAAGCTGATGGTTTATCTATATCGAGTCTGTTGGGTATGGGAAGTCCCGTAATGGAAATTATTGAGCTGATGCCATACCTTATTGCATAATCTGTTATGAACCTAGCTAGGGGATAGGCTGAATTCACCGGGAGGGCGGTCCACGAGTGAAGGACTATGACGTTGATATCCTTTCCGTAATAGAGCCTTAGGGGAGACTTAGCAACACCATCATCAACGTGAAGTATTGGTGGAAGATACTTTCTGGAAAACACCTGGCCGTATTCTTGAACTAGACCCTTACCGATCATATACTCTGTGGCTATCTCCCCAACTAGACCAGCATCAGGTATACCTACGATCATGTACGCGGGTTTCCTTATATCAGGGACATAATTTTCCTCTATCTCAAATCCTTCCTCCACATTAATCACCCTTAATCTTCTCCGCATATAATTCTGGAGAGAGAAGCTTTTTACTTTCCTCTGGGTTACTGATCCTTAACTTGAATAGCCAACCAGAGCCGTAAGGATCCTTGTTTATTAGCTCTGGGCTCGAAGTTAGCTCCTCGTTAACGTCAGTTACTTCCCCTGAAAGCGGTGAGTATATGTCGGCTGCAGCCTTAACAGACTCCACGACCGCTACCACCTCCCCAAGGGTTACCTTCTGCCCTCTCTTAGGTAAATCCACTCCCACGATATCCCTAAGCTTCTTTTGAGCATAATCCGTTATCCCAACTACTGCTTCCATACCGTTTAGCTTAACCCACTCATCACTTTCAGTGTAAAGCAGATCAGTTTTGAGAACGTATTTACCAACCCTTATTTCGCTCAAATTAAGCGCCTCACTTAAATAGTGGGAAATCCGACAATTTAACGCTATAATCCTTCCCTCTTACCTCAACTTCTGCGTTTCCACCCATGAGGAAATGCCTGGAACTTAGGTAGCCCATGCCTATAACCCTTGATAGATAGGGAGAAAAGGTCGAACTGGTCACGTAACCTACTTCTTTCCCTGCTATCTTGATCTTGGAGGAGTTCCTAGGAATCACCCTCTGGTTCTTGGGTAGTTTTATACCAATTCTTAATCTGTCCACACCCGTCCTCAGGATATCCAAAAGGGCACCTTTCCCTATGAAGTCCTTATCCAGCGAGTAAACCCAGTACCTAGCTTCCACGGGGTTAACGTCTTCTCCTATGTCCTCTCCATAGAGGACGAAACCCATCTCCTGCCTTAAGCTATCTCTAGCTACTAGGCCAGCCCCCTTCACTCCTCGAGCTATGAGCCTCTCCAGGATGGATTGAGCCACCTCGGGTTTCGCCCAGAACTCTAATCCATCCTCTCCAGTCCAACCCGACCTACTCAAAAGGAAAACCTCGTGCCCCTCAAACTTAGCGTTCAGCTTAAACTGCAGAGGAGACAGATCAGGTTTCTCCGCCACTTCCCAGATCCCACGTCCTTGAAGAGCTATCATGACTAGGTCAAAGGTTAAGTCCTCAACCTCGAGGGAAGAGTTCTTCCTGATCCAGTTTATCACCTTCTCCCTGTTTATTGCGTTGGTCACCACAAGAAACTCGGATTCTGATACCTTGTAGGTCATCACGTCATCCACGAAGCCTGCCTTATCGTTAAGAAAGGCCGTAGGACCAACCATGGTGCCAGGTGAGGAATCTGAAACCTTTTTTGCAACAAGATTTTCAAACTCTTGGAGTTTTCCAGTTATCCTTAGCCTACCCATGTGGGACAAATCGAAAAAGGCAGATTTTGTCCTGACTGCCATGTGCTCCTCTTGGTAGGAGGTGTAGGTCATGGGCATTTTCCAGCCTGCAAACTCACCTAGATTTGCTCCTAACTTTTCCTCAAAGTTAATCAAGGGAGTCCAAAACATTCATAACCGCCTTCTATTGTTTGATATTTGCTGATGGAGTTTAAATGGACAACCATCCCTGGCTTCCAAATATATCTAGGATTAAAGACATGTTGAGGGAGATTGGGGTAGACGACGTAGAACAGCTCTTTCAAGACGTTCCAAGGGATTTGATACTGCGGAGGGAACTGAAGGTAGGCTACGACTCTCCCTTGCCGGAGGAGGATATAAGATGGAGATTAAACCAAGTGGCCGAAAGGAACCTAAAGTTAAGATATCCCCCTTTTCTTGGGGCTGGAGCCTATCCCCACTCGATTCCTTCGGTGATAAGGTTCATCCTATCCAGGTCTGAGTTTTACACTGCCTACACTCCCTATCAACCTGAGGTCAATCAAGGTCTTCTGCAGGGCCTATTTGAGTACCAGAGCCTCATGGCTGAGCTCCTCGAGATGGACGTGGTAAACTCGTCGCATTATGATTGGGGAGGTAGTCTGGCTGAAGCAGTCCTGATGGGGTACAGAATAAACGGTAAAAGAAAAGTAGTAATTCCAGAATCCATCAACCCGCTTCACGAAGAAGTTCTGAGGACTTGGGTATCAGGGAGAGAGCTAGAAGTGGTCAAGATCCCTGTTGGGAAGGACGGTAAAATAGACCTGGACTTCCTGTCATCGCTCAACTCGGACGAGATATCCTCAATTTACATTCAACAACCCAACTTCTTTGGAGTAGTTGAGACAGAGCTGGAGTACGTTACCGACTGGGCCAGGAAAAATAATGTGGTGAGCATCATGGGGGTTAGTCCACTCTCTCTGGGATTAATAAAGACGCCAGGTGAACTTGGGTTCGATATAGCTGTTGGAGATGGACAGGAACTAGGAATACCGCTCAACTTTGGAGGCCCATATAGCGGTATTCTCGCCACTAGGATGGACATGAAACTTGTGAGACAGATGCCCGGAAGGATCGTGGGTATGACACAAGACTCTCAAGGAAGAAGAGGTTTCACCCTAATTCTCCAGACCAGGGAACAGTTCGCGAGAAGAGAGAAGGCAACATCC from Metallosphaera sedula DSM 5348 harbors:
- a CDS encoding proteasome assembly chaperone family protein, which encodes MINVEEGFEIEENYVPDIRKPAYMIVGIPDAGLVGEIATEYMIGKGLVQEYGQVFSRKYLPPILHVDDGVAKSPLRLYYGKDINVIVLHSWTALPVNSAYPLARFITDYAIRYGISSIISITGLPIPNRLDIDKPSAYWIANSKDLASSLSGLDNVQKFGQGYISGPYAPILYETAKKNIGNFAIVVESFLDIPDPEASAVALEIVGKYLGFTIDTSALLQEAEEIRSRIKGLMEQTKRELPTYSSGKPMTYA
- a CDS encoding AbrB/MazE/SpoVT family DNA-binding domain-containing protein; the encoded protein is MEELNNAKDIETRKVQKLGSSSLFITLPKKWINKWNVKPGDKILIEVSSDGSLKLIAEKIKMENNHRSIKIDVDSLKQPIPSIIPCLYTLGYDEIILESRKSIQQKDVEDLIQVTKQIVGVEVTETSETRIKVECLLDTEKVGIESLLRRMLNTVAKRVDEVIALISGETPKENAGNHEDLRRLYYMLMRRVMGSKYETAKNMTKNSLIVINTTTLLNVDTVIDKLMEAVRSSNPDKEESKILVETLKKVNDLLDEVIMTVLFPSTKRVLNGLNLVKESRSNLSQLNNTPIVEYIKQIVGLLESALENSSCTLFLEDMPWIERNLT
- a CDS encoding CS domain-containing protein; its protein translation is MPAYKDLYDMVKKAIESEMREMENLVELMSNEIRESVERESCLVPLYSEQRRENELIYIVDVPHLKEETVYVKLDGQNLELSCTNSRGVKYRLKVKIPKELEGSEVKVSRVKGRITLRLVKTETK
- the gcvPA gene encoding aminomethyl-transferring glycine dehydrogenase subunit GcvPA: MDNHPWLPNISRIKDMLREIGVDDVEQLFQDVPRDLILRRELKVGYDSPLPEEDIRWRLNQVAERNLKLRYPPFLGAGAYPHSIPSVIRFILSRSEFYTAYTPYQPEVNQGLLQGLFEYQSLMAELLEMDVVNSSHYDWGGSLAEAVLMGYRINGKRKVVIPESINPLHEEVLRTWVSGRELEVVKIPVGKDGKIDLDFLSSLNSDEISSIYIQQPNFFGVVETELEYVTDWARKNNVVSIMGVSPLSLGLIKTPGELGFDIAVGDGQELGIPLNFGGPYSGILATRMDMKLVRQMPGRIVGMTQDSQGRRGFTLILQTREQFARREKATSNITTNEALIALANAVYLSLLGKEGIRELATEIYKRSHYALKRMEDEELGKRKWESDFFEEFTFVFRSDYDRIHSELLRRGIHGGLRLGPREALFCVTEVHTKRAIDDLVNAMKEVA
- the gcvH gene encoding glycine cleavage system protein GcvH is translated as MSEIRVGKYVLKTDLLYTESDEWVKLNGMEAVVGITDYAQKKLRDIVGVDLPKRGQKVTLGEVVAVVESVKAAADIYSPLSGEVTDVNEELTSSPELINKDPYGSGWLFKLRISNPEESKKLLSPELYAEKIKGD
- the sufC gene encoding Fe-S cluster assembly ATPase SufC, whose protein sequence is MSTLKVENLHVEVEGKEVLKGVTFEVKSGEIHALMGPNGSGKTTLSLALMGHPKYKITKGSIILDGEDITNLETDEKVKRGLFLAFQNPIEISGVKLSTLLVAEYNRISGSNKSVSEIVGDVRNIAKSVGLNETLLNRGVFDGFSGGEKKRTEILQMLLMKPKFAILDEPDSGVDVDGLRIISEGIKKLRAENNTGYVIITHYRRILDYVNADKVHVLYRGTIIASGGMELAKLIDEKGYEGVIKSRN
- the gcvT gene encoding glycine cleavage system aminomethyltransferase GcvT, whose translation is MFWTPLINFEEKLGANLGEFAGWKMPMTYTSYQEEHMAVRTKSAFFDLSHMGRLRITGKLQEFENLVAKKVSDSSPGTMVGPTAFLNDKAGFVDDVMTYKVSESEFLVVTNAINREKVINWIRKNSSLEVEDLTFDLVMIALQGRGIWEVAEKPDLSPLQFKLNAKFEGHEVFLLSRSGWTGEDGLEFWAKPEVAQSILERLIARGVKGAGLVARDSLRQEMGFVLYGEDIGEDVNPVEARYWVYSLDKDFIGKGALLDILRTGVDRLRIGIKLPKNQRVIPRNSSKIKIAGKEVGYVTSSTFSPYLSRVIGMGYLSSRHFLMGGNAEVEVRGKDYSVKLSDFPLFK